In Gasterosteus aculeatus chromosome 15, fGasAcu3.hap1.1, whole genome shotgun sequence, a single genomic region encodes these proteins:
- the l2hgdh gene encoding L-2-hydroxyglutarate dehydrogenase, mitochondrial: MIRTLSGLSFRASGAAKDFATRRLHSTYDVAVVGGGIVGLATVRELILRHPSLSFVLLEKEKELAVHQSGHNSGVIHSGIYYTPGSLKARLCVRGATLAYEYCEKKGLPYKKCGKLIVALEHEEIPRLQALYERGMKNNVRDLSIIDAKGIREREPFCRGLMALDSPYTGIVDWRMVALRYGQDFEEAGGTVVTDAEVDDITTVTESPAGSADGMKYPIAVRDKKGNEVRCRYVLTCGGLYSDRLSQISGCSPEPRIVPFRGDYLVLKPEKHYLVKGNIYPVPDPRFPFLGVHFTPRMDGSVWLGPNAVLAFKREGYKVYDFNVRDFADALSFRGLQKLVMKNVTYGIGEMYRGFFIGAQVKILQKYIPELSLSDVLRGPAGVRAQALDRDGNLVDDFVFDGGVGDVGSRVLHVRNAPSPAATSSLAIAEMVADEVESRFAL; encoded by the exons ATGATCCGGACACTGAGCGGTTTGTCCTTCAGGGCTTCCGGGGCGGCGAAGGACTTTGCAACCAGGCGGCTGCACAG CACGTATGATGTGGCCGTGGTGGGGGGCGGCATCGTCGGCCTGGCGACGGTCAGAGAGCTAATTCTGCGACACCCGTCCCTCAGCTTCGTTCTgctggagaaggaaaaggagctcG CTGTGCACCAGAGTGGGCACAACAGTGGAGTCATTCACAGCGGGATCTACTACACGCCGGGGTCACTGAAGGCCCGCCTGTGTGTTCGAGGAGCCACTTTAGCCTACGAGTACTGCGAGAAGAAAGGACTCCCTTACAAGAAATGTGGAAAG ctcaTCGTGGCTTTGGAGCATGAGGAGATACCCAGACTGCAAGCTCTGTACGAGCGCGGCATGAAAAACAACGTGCGGGACCTCAGCATAATCGACGCCAAGGGAATCCGAGAACGAGAGCCATTCTGCAGG GGTTTAATGGCCTTAGACTCGCCGTACACCGGCATCGTGGACTGGAGGATGGTGGCTCTCCGGTACGGGCAAGACTTTGAGGAGGCAGGCGGCACGGTGGTTACGGATGCTGAGGTCGACGACATTACCACGGTTACCGAGAGCCCGGCCGGGAGTGCTGACG GAATGAAGTATCCAATTGCAGTCAGAGACAAAAAG GGCAATGAGGTCCGCTGCCGTTACGTCCTGACATGTGGCGGCCTGTACTCCGACCGCCTGTCCCAGATATCGGGATGCAGTCCGGAGCCTCGGATCGTCCCCTTCAGAGGAGATTACTTGGTGTTGAAGCCAGAGAAACACTATCTGGTCAAGGGGAATATCTATCCT GTCCCCGACCCTCGTTTCCCCTTCCTCGGAGTTCACTTCACCCCGAGGATGGATGGAAGTGTTTGGCTTGGCCCGAACGCAGTACTCGCCTTCAAGAGGGAGGGCTACAAAGTGTACGACTTCAATGTTCGAGACTTTGCAGATGCACTCTCATTCAG GGGCCTTCAGAAGCTGGTAATGAAGAACGTGACCTATGGGATTGGAGAAATGTATAGAGGGTTTTTCATTGGTGCGCAAGTTAAAATCCTGCAGAAGTACATCCCTGAACTCTCGCTGAGCGACGTGCTCAG GGGTCCTGCAGGAGTTCGAGCTCAGGCTCTGGACCGCGACGGAAACCTCGTGGACGACTTTGTGTTCGACGGCGGCGTCGGGGACGTGGGAAGTCGGGTGCTCCACGTGCGTAACGCTCCCTCGCCAGCGGCCACCTCCTCGCTCGCCATCGCTGAAATGGTTGCAGACGAGGTGGAGAGTCGCTTCGCGCTGTAG